One genomic window of Campylobacter fetus subsp. fetus includes the following:
- the metK gene encoding methionine adenosyltransferase: MYLFTSEVVSPGHPDKCADIIADSIVDAILKQDPNGRVASEVFVAGKHIVIGGEVNAKVDFTHQDYRNIVKNTLKDIGYNGNPHFTRSQCLHPDDLEVDVFLNQQSPDINQGVDQSSGEIGAGDQGIMFGFASSETENFMPSAITYARILCDKVYDYALKNPDKLGVDIKTQVTIDYGSKSNFENCKPQSIHTIVVSAPSVENLQIEEVRTLIQGLIDDAGLPKELYNKEKTIIYINPTGRYVNHSSLHDSGLTGRKLIVDSFGGYSPIGGGAQSSKDYTKVDRSGLYAARWIAKNIVAAGLAKKCIVQLSYAIGVAKPVSISVDCMGTNSSIDDEKLSEFVHESFALTPRWITEKFGLDKPSADTFLYAKVAANGQVGVASYPWEKLDAVEIFKKLK, encoded by the coding sequence ATGTACCTATTTACAAGTGAAGTAGTAAGTCCGGGTCATCCTGATAAATGTGCCGATATCATAGCAGATAGTATAGTTGATGCGATCCTTAAACAAGATCCAAATGGTCGCGTTGCAAGTGAAGTTTTCGTCGCTGGAAAACACATTGTAATAGGCGGCGAAGTAAATGCTAAGGTTGATTTTACTCATCAAGATTATAGAAATATAGTAAAAAATACTTTAAAAGATATCGGTTATAACGGAAATCCACATTTTACAAGATCTCAATGCCTACATCCTGATGATCTTGAGGTTGATGTGTTTTTAAATCAGCAAAGTCCGGATATAAATCAAGGCGTAGATCAAAGCAGCGGTGAAATAGGTGCCGGGGATCAAGGAATTATGTTTGGATTTGCATCTAGCGAAACAGAAAATTTTATGCCATCAGCGATAACTTACGCTAGAATACTTTGCGATAAAGTTTATGATTACGCTCTTAAAAATCCGGATAAATTAGGCGTTGATATCAAAACTCAAGTTACAATCGATTATGGTTCAAAATCAAATTTCGAAAACTGCAAACCTCAATCCATACATACGATAGTAGTAAGCGCTCCAAGCGTTGAAAATTTGCAAATAGAAGAAGTTAGAACTTTGATCCAAGGCTTGATAGATGATGCAGGGCTTCCAAAAGAGCTTTACAATAAAGAAAAAACGATTATTTATATAAATCCAACCGGACGTTATGTGAATCATAGTTCGCTTCATGACAGCGGATTAACCGGAAGAAAGCTAATAGTAGATAGCTTTGGCGGATACTCTCCTATAGGCGGCGGCGCTCAAAGTAGCAAAGACTATACGAAAGTCGATCGTAGTGGACTTTACGCAGCAAGATGGATAGCAAAAAATATAGTCGCCGCAGGACTTGCTAAAAAATGCATCGTTCAGCTAAGTTACGCTATAGGTGTAGCAAAACCAGTTAGTATCTCAGTAGATTGTATGGGTACAAATAGCAGTATAGATGATGAGAAATTATCAGAGTTTGTACATGAGAGTTTTGCTCTAACTCCTAGATGGATAACGGAGAAATTCGGACTAGATAAACCTAGCGCAGAT